Within Acidobacteriota bacterium, the genomic segment AAAGACCAGCGCCTGCGCGCCGTCGTCGGTGTTGACGGCGACGACGACATCTGCCAATCCGTCCGCGCGATTGATCTCGCCGACGGTCAACGCTGTCACGCTGCCTGGGAGTTTGATGGCTTGCGCTGGCCCCAAGCCGCCGCGGCCATCACCCGCGAGCCAATAGAGCGTCGCGCTGCCCTGCGTCGCCGCGACGACATCCACGTGCCCATCGGCGTTGAAATCGCCCGCGCCCACGAAGTCGGCTGCGGCGGGCAGCGCCAACACGCGCGCGGGTGAAAGGAACGGCGCATCGGTGAATTCGCCGCGCGCGCGCCGCTGTTCGGCGGCGGGCGTGTCGGGATAAATCGCGTCCACGTTGCCGCGCTGCCACACCAGCACGCCGCCGTCCGCGCTGGCGTAGCCGCTGAGCAAATCGGGCACGCCGTCTTCATCAAAATCGCCCGCCGCGAGCGCCAGCGGTTGCGCCGCCTCACGCTGCAACAGTCCATTCGCCTCCGCGCCGACCGGCAAGTCATAACCGTCGCGCAGATTGATCCACGGATAGCCGCGCCCGGCGGCCTGCACGGCTACGCGCGCCGCGTGAGGCGTTGGCAAGCTGCGGCTTTGCGCGCGCCAGTAAACCGGCATTCCCGCGCCCAGGCTGAGCGCCAACAGCAACACGACCATCATTGATTTTCTGCGCATCATAGTTACCTCGATGAGTAGTTTGGAGCAGTGATTGAAAAGCGCCCCATGGCGCGCGGGTGTTCAGAGTTCCGCCTTTAGGCGGTGGCGGCGCGTAGCGCCGAAACGCGCCTGCGGCGCGCCACCGCCTAAAGGCGGAACTCTGAACACCCGCGCCTGCCGCGTTCAGTGGAACCTGAGTGTCTCAATGGCAGTTGCTTCGCTTTAGGCCCATAACGAATCCCGGCAAACCCGCTGGCTGCCGCTCACCAACGCAAGCGCATGCACGCGCCCGGCGGCGATCAGACTTGCAAGCATCTCGCCATCAACTTCCAAAACCTCGGCGGCCTGGACGCGGGCGAGCGTCTCAACCTCATGTGCGCATACCGGGCAAAAGGCGCGCACAACAATCCCGGCGGGCCGCAGCACGCGGCGGCGGGTGACGGTGATTTTCAAACGGCGAGTTAGGTTCATCCGGCTTATTCCTCTCCAAAAGCGGTGCTATACTCCGCCACATTCGCGCGAAAAGTAACGAAAGCCTGACGAAATTTTCCGAAATTTGCCGCAAACAGACGGTTTGCCCGGCGGTTTATGATGACCAATGGCAACGACAAGCTGATTTACCGGTTGGCCGAGACCGAACTGGAACCGCTCAGCGGGCTGGTGAAACGGGACGGCCAGGAAAAGTACCTGCGCCCCAAAACGTTGCAGGTGTTGTTGCACCTGCTCGAACAGCGCCCGCGCCTGGTCACCAAAGAAGAACTGCTCACCCAGGTTTGGCAGGACGTCGCCGTGACTGACGACGCGCTTGTCCAAAGCATCGTCGAGATTCGCAAGGCGCTCGGCGACAATTCGCAACAGCCGCGCTTCATCAAAACCTTTCCCAAAACCGGCTACCGTTTCATCGGCGAGGTCGAAACGCTCAACGCCACGCTGGTCGTCGAAGAGATCACTTCGGTCGAGATCGAATATGAAGAGACGGTAGAGCGACCGGCGGAGGCGGCGCTGACTGAGACTTTCCCACAGGCGGTTGCGCTTGCGCCCAGCCGCTTCCGCCGCTCGTCCCCGCGCCTGTTAGCGCCGCTGGTGGCGCTCGCATTGCTGCTCCCGCTGGGCGGCTATGTTTATTGGCGCGCCAAGTCTGAGCCGTTGCCGGCCATCAGCCTGCCGCGTGTGCCAGGCAAAAAGCCTGTGGCCGTGATGTATTTTGAAAATCGCGCCAACGACCGCGAACTGGATTGGTTGCGCGAAGGCTTGGCCGACATGCTCATCGCCAGTCTCTCGCGTTCGCAGCGGTTGACGCTGCTCAGCCGCCAGCAATTGGCGGCGCTGCTCAGCCATACGGGCAACGCCAACGCAGCGCCCATCAAACTCGCAGACGGTTTGGAAATCGCCCGGCGCGCGCAAGCTGAGTTGTTCATCCTCGGCGGTTTTGCGCGGCTGGGCGACAAGGTGCGCATTGATGTCACGCTGCACGACGCACGCACCGGCCAATTGCAAGCGGCGGAATCGCTGATTGCCGATACGCCCGCGCAAATCCTGACGCAAATTGATTTGCTCTCGCTCAAGCTGGCGGCGCATCTGGGCGCGTCGTTGGCTGAATCAGACGCGCAACGCGGGCTGGCGGCGGTGATGACGAACAATCTGGATGCCTATCGTTATTACTCGCTCGCGCTCGAACAGGCGCAGATGTTTCAGTTTCACGAAGCCATCGCGCTGTTTGAAAAAGCCCTCGCGCTCGATCCGCAATTCGCACTGGCCCACGCGCGCATCGGTTACGTTTACGCCGTGCGCATGGGGCAGGGCGAAAAGGCCAAGCCGTATCTGGAAAAGGCGCTGGCGTTCGGTGACCGCTTAAGCGAAAAGGACAAGCTGTTTATCGCGGCGTGGCAGGCCAATGCGGCACACGATGGCGCGCGCGCCAGCGAAGTTTATCAGGAACTGGCTGCGCGCTACCCGCTGGAAACGGAGGTGTACCAGCGGCTCAGTTGGCTGTTGCAGTCGCAGAACCGCTATGAAGAAGCGTTGACGGTTACGCGGCAAGGGTTGCTGACCGACCCCGAAGGGAAAGACCTCTATAACGCGCTCGGCACGGTTTGTCTGCGGCTGGGGCGGAATGAGGAGGCGCTGGCCGCCTTTCAACGTTACCTCCAGCTTGCGCCGACCGATCCGAATGCGTGGGATTCGCTCGCGCTGTTCCATCAATGGATTGGGCAGTATGCCGAGGCCGAAGCGGCGTACAACCGCGCGCTCGCGCTCAATCCCGAATCGGGCGTGGCGATCCTTCATCTGGGGCATCTGCGCTTTCAGCAAGGACGCTATCGCGCGGCCAGCGAACAATACCGGCGCTTTATTGAAATCGCCCGCGATGACAACGCGCGGGCGCGGGGCTGCGAATTTCTGGCTTGGGTTGCGTTGCAGCAAGGCAATGCGGCGAGCGCGGCGGCGGCGGCAAAAGAAGAAGTCCGCTATAAACCGGCTTCGTTGTGGAACTCACTCGTGCTGGCGCTACAGCGGCGCGATCAGGCGGCGGTGACGAAACTGAGCGAGACCTTCTTCACGCCCGCGTCATACAAATTGTATAAAGAAAACGGCCAACTGCGCATCGGGGAATATCAGCGCGGCTACGTAGCCTTGCGGCAAGGGCGCGCGGCTGAAGCGCTGCAACATTTCCGCGCAGCGTTACAACAGCGCGCCGTCGAATGGCACATTGATTCGTTCGAAAGTTGTCTGGCCGATGCCTATCTCGAACTAGGGCGCGCCGACGAAGCGATTGCCGAATACGAACGCATCCTGAAGATCAATCCCAACTATCCGCTCGCGCATTACCGGCTCGGACAGGCTTACGAACGCAAGGGGGACAGCACTCAGGCGCGCGCGGCGTACCAGCGTTTTTTGCAAGTCTGGCGCGAAGCCGACGCTGACTTGCCTGAAGTGCTGGACGCCAAGGCGTGCCTGTCCCGATAGCCTCACTTGATATTGACCCGCACCACATTCGTCGCCTTGCCATCCACCGTCAACACAATATCCACTTCGCCGCGTCCAATCAGCGTGCGCGGCACAGCCACGTTCACTTGATCCAGCCCGACCAGATCGCCTTGTGCGCCCGCGAAGGAAACCTCCGCATTCACACCGCCGATCAACGCGGTCGTCGCGGTCAGCGCACTGCGTCCGCGCAAACCCGTGCCGAAGAGCAGCAGGAAGACCTGTTCGCCCGCCGGCCCCAGATCAATGGGCGTACTGACAAAACGCTGCGTCGCCGTGTCGAAACGCGCAATCGTCTCAAAACTCTGCGCGCCATTCGCCTTGATGCGCAAGGCGACAGCCGCCGCGACGCCTTGCCCGTTGGCATTGGCCGCAAACAAACCCGGCGCGACTGCGGCAATCGTGATGTTGCCCAATGAACGCGCGCCCGCGCCGTTGGTGACGGTGATGGCGGCCTCGCCCGGGGCCGTGCCCGGCGGCAGCAAGTAGTTGATTTGTTCGGGCGCGACAAAGAACAAGGGCGCGAGGCGTTCGACGCCAAAGCTGTCACGCACGCTGACGGTCGTGCCCGCCAGTGTGGTGGGCAGTGGCACTTGATTGGCCGTGACGACACTGGCGGCCAGGTTCACGCCGAATGCCGCGACGATGGATTGGGCCGCGAGTTGCTCGCCCAGAAAGCTGGCGGCAGAGACGCTGGCGAGCGCATTGCCGAGCGTCAGCGTGCCGTTCGTGTACGTGGCTTGCAGCGCGTTCGCATTGGCGTCGGAGAACTGGCGGCGAATCGGTTGATCGCCGAAGCCGATAGTGGTCGTTGCGCCGCTGTTGGCCGCCGCGTTGAAGCGCACGGTCGCAATCGCTTGCCGGCCCGCGCGTAAACGCTGTCCGGCGGGCAGCGCCAGCGCCAGGCCCAAGCGCCCCGCCGCCGTTTGCGTGTTGTTCGTAATCAACAGCGCATCGCTCGCGCCGCTGCCAGCCGCCGCTGACACAAAGGTCAAGACGTTCGGATCGAAGTTCAGGCTGAATCCCAACGCGTTCTCGTCACCCACAGCATCGAGTTCGATGTTCAGTGTATTGGTTTGGCCCCGCGCAAGCAGCGCATCGGCGACGCGCAAGACGCGCTGCTGTTGATTGCGGGTTGCCGAACGCGAGGCATTCCGCAATCCGAAATCCGCATTCCGCAATCCACTGGGTGCAGTTGGCCCACCGACGGTTTGCGCCGCATCGAGGTTGGCGGCGTAGCGTCCGGCTTGCACCCAGTCCACGATGGCGAGTTGGCCGTCGCCTTTGCTGTCACGCGGGGCGCAATCCGCGCGTTGGAATTCGCTGCCAACTGCCGCCGTGTCCAGCCCGGCGGCAAAGCGCCCGACCAGTACCCAATCGGTGATCGCAATCGTGCCGTCGTTCTTGCCGCCAGGGCGCGGCGTCACGTCGGCTTCGTAACCGCGCGTGATCGAGATCGTCGTGCAGCCGATAAAATTGGCCGGGAGGGCTTGGGCATTGGCGTTGGAGACCTGGCGGCGAATCGGCTGGTCGCTGAAATCCAGCGTCGTGCCGTTGGCGGTCGTCGTCGCCGAAACTGCAAAGGTGACGTTGATGATTTGCCGCGTGCCCGCCGGGAAGGTCACGCCGAAATCCAGCGCCAGCGCCAAGCCGACGCGGCCTTGCGCGAGTTGATTGGTATTGATGTTGAGCGCGCCATTGCTGACGGAGCTACCGCGCGCGGCGCTCTGATACGTCAGAATCGCCGGATCGAAGGCCAGGCCGAAGCCCAGCGCGTTCTCATCTCCTTGCGCGATCAATTCAATCGGCACCGTCAGCGTGCCGCCCGGTGTGGCGCTGCCACAGACCAAGCGCACAGTGCGGCTGGTTGGCGGCGTCGGGGTTGGATTGGGCGAGGGTGTGGGTGTGGGCGTGGGTGTGGCTGTTGGTGTCGGCGTGGCTGTTGGTGTCGGCGTAACTGTCGGTGTGGGTGTCGGGCAATTCGTGCCTTGCAGTTGTGCGCGGATCAGGAAGTTCCCGGCCAGGCCAGTGACCGAATCGAGCAGCCGCAGGTTGCCGGTGCCGGTGGCGTAATAGGAACGCATCTGCGAGGGCGAATTGTCATCGAGCATGGCGGGATAAATCTCTGGCGGTACGTCCACGCGGAACCCGATCACGAAGTCGCCGGAAGTGATCGTCAACGGCGGCACGTCGTAACGATTGAAAGCATTCGCCGTATTGATCCGCGCCGCCGCTGTTTGGTAGGTCGGCGTGGTGAGCGTGCTGCTGCCCGAAGGATTCGCGGCAACCAGCACGGTGATTGACGAACCGATGGGCAGGGCGTCCAAACTGTTCGTGAAAAAGATCGAGATGCTTTGTAGCGTCGCCGGATAGCTGGTGGGCGTCAGCCGGTTGACGAAGCTCGCGTTGCTGGCGCCCGCGCGAAAGCCAATCGAGCTTTCAACGGTTCCATCGTCTACTTTTAGCTCGGTGACGCAATTGCCGGGCGCAGAGCTGATGGTGAAGTTTTCAGTCAAGAGCAGGTTGCCGTTATAAAACACGCGCACCTGCCAGTTGCCGGGCAAGGCGGCGGCGGCCTGACCGGCGATGTTTATCGCATCCCAGAAACAGACATTTTGGGCGGTGTTGTTGATCGGGGCTTGAAACTGCTTGTAGATCGAGCCGTTCGGTTGAACCCATTCCCAACGGATCAACGCTCCGTTTTGAAAGCCTGAAATGAACGTCCATTGATATGCCATCGGATCGGTCGGCGCGAAGCTGGTTTTCAGCGTTGGGGGGACGCAGTCGGCGGGAATGGGGCCGCCGCTCATGCGGTGGTCGGTGACCGTGACGCCGCCGCCGGGCGTGGGCGTGGGCGTGGGCGTGCCGCCGCCGGTGACGGTGAAATTAACCGCGTTGCTGGTTTGCGCACGGACGGTGACGGTCACGGGCGCAGTGCCTGCGGATAAGTCGGGCGGGACGATGACTTCGAGCATCGTGCCGTCAGCGGTAGCACTGAGCACGCGCGCCTGCCGGTTGCCAAAGAGCACGACGTTGTTGGCGGCGACCGGATCGAAATTGCTGCCGGTGAGCTTGACTTGAATGCCTGCCGGGCCGCTCGGCGGCGTGATCGAAACGAGCATCGGCCCCGCGCCGCCCGGCGCTTGCGCGAGCACGAAGAAAGGCGTGGCATCTACGGCGGTGATCTGGCGCAGGGAAGTAGCGATGGCGTGCGTGCGAATCTGCAGCGCCGTGTTGGGATCGGGCGGGGCCAGATCGCTGCGTACTTGGTTCTGCGTGAAAAGTCCGTCGTTGGCCGTTTGGTCGCCGCCCTGCGTGCCGTTGTCGAACAGCGCGAGGCCAAAGGGTGTCCCACCGCTCAGGTAACGGAACTCATAGGCGCCGTTTCTGAGCGTGTTGCCGCAGGTGCGGCGGCGCAAGCCGCCTTGCCCGCCCTGCGCGTCAGTGGCGCGTGCGGTGAACGTCGCCGTGGACCCGTTGTTGGCGACAACATACGACGGATTGAAAGTTATCTCAGTGATGCGGGGAGCGTCGCCAGTCGTGGCGGGATCAATGTCGGCTACCCAAAGCTGTTCGGGCGCGCCGGGCACGCGCGTGCGGAACGCGAAGCGCCGCCCGTTGGCGGCCAGCGAACTGTAGCTGCGGTCATCCCCGCCAAAGAGCAGATCAACGTCGCAATCGGTGGGAATCAACAGGTCTACACGCCCGCTGCCGTTGGTGTTGAGCAGCGGCAACGCATGACTGCCGGTCGAAACCAGGGCCTGCGCGCCATTGGTGGTCAGCCCGCCGATGCTCAGACCATTGATGCTGAAGGGTGCCAGCAATTTGGTTTGGGTGCTGCCGTCGAAGTTCAGCGAAAAGACAGTGCGTTCCTCGTTGCCTACCGCGCGGGCCGATAAGATCTTGCCGCCATCGCCACTGAGGGCCAGGCGCTGGTCACCATCGCCCGGCACCCGCCCGGTTGCGCTGACGAGGCTGCGCAGCGTCGTGCTGTCAAAGGTGAGCGTAGCGCCTCCCGCGCTCAGACAACCAACCCCAATGATCAAGCGCGCGCCGTTATCGGAAATGTCCAGGTTGTGCGTGAATCTGCCGCCACCGCAATTGTCAATCGTGTTGGTGCTCAGGCCGACGAGGTCGGCGATTTGCCGGAAGCTGAAAAGCCGCCGCAAATTCGCGCCGTTGAAATCAATCACGAAGACGCCTTCGGTCTCGTAGGTATTGCTCCGGGCATAAAAATAGACGCGGTTGCCGTCCGCCGTGAGCCGCGGCGCGTAGTTTTCGAGGCCCAACCCGATGGGGCCAAAGCCGCCCGGTATTTCGGTGGCGATGCGCTGCCGGTTGTTGCCGTCGCTGTTGGCGCTGAAGATTTCGCCCTGGCCGTCGGTCCAAATGATCCGAGAGCCGTTGGCGCTGATGTCTACGAAGGGGACGGCTGCGCTGCGGAAGGTGGCGTAATCGAAGACCTGCGTCAGCCCCGTCCCATCGCTGTTGATGGTGAAGACCGTCTTGTTGCCGGTGTTCCGGTCGCCGGTGGAGAAGACCAGCCTTGATCCGTCGGCGCTGAGCTTTAACTGGCCGATAAAAGAGGCGCCGTTCTGAAAGTCGCTGATCTGGCGGTAGACGATGGTGCGGATCACGGTGGCCGGGGTTGACTGTCCCTGCGCGGCTACGGCGGCGTGACTGGCCCGGCTGACGAACCAGGCGGGCGCGCAAGTTAGGGCGATGGCGAACAGGATGCAGGCGCTGGTAAGTCTGAAGGTTGTCATTATGATCTCCTGGGTTGAAACAACGAATCTTGGCAAATGCGCAAGCTGCCGCTCACGGTGGGCAGCGCGTGTATGGTGGCGTCAGTCAGCAAGCGTTGAAATTCCAGCGGTGTGAGTTCGAGCACGGCGGTGGCTTGCGCCGCGTCAAGCGTATCCACCTCGCGGCCGCAGACCGGACAGTTCGCACGCACGCGCAGGTATGGCACGCGCATCAGGTGGCGGCGGGTGACGGTCATTGTCAAACGGCGGACTTCCTTCATCACAATCCTTTCTGGCATCGCAATCCTTTCTGGTAAACCCTCCCGGCCTCGTTTGGTCACTTCTAGCTGACAGCCGTATACTCCGCGCGCTATCTCAAAGGTGTTGGTCATGGTGATGCGGTACTCTTTTCGCACTGAGTTGGGGCTGAAGTAACGACATTCGCACGATATTCTTCCGATATTTCTCCGTAATTGTCTTGAGGGCGCGCTGATGAAGCTCTCCGAAAAACCTGTTTATCTTCTTGCTGGTCTTGAGGTTGACCCGGCGCGTAACTGTTTGCGGCGCGCTGGTGCCGAACAAGTCTTGCGGCAAAAGAGTTTTCGGGTGCTGCTTTACTTGGTGGAACACCGCGAACGGCTGGTTACCAAAGAAGAGTTGCTCCAAAACGTTTGGGAGGGAACCGCCGTCACCGATGATGCGCTAGTCCAAATCATCGTCGAGTTGCGTAAGGTGCTCGGCGACGATTCACGCCAGCCGCGCTTCATTCGTACCATTCCCAAAGCCGGTTACCACTTCATTGGCCCGGTCGAAGAGTTGTCTGCATCTTCAATCCAGCTTGGCCAGTCCACAGTCATTGAGATCGAAGAAACCGCTTCCGTGCAGGTCGAGTTTGAAGAAACGCTTGCTCCAACTCCAGCTTTGCCGTCACCGCGCTGGTTCAACCGCAAGCCTGTTTTGTTAGCGTCGTTGGGCAGCGGTTTGGTGATTGCCGTGCTGACGCTTTTGTCGTTTAGCCAACGCCCAGCGGCGCGCACTGAAATCGCCCTGCCACATATGCCGGGCAAGCGGACCGTGGCCGTGCTGTATTTCGAGAATCAGTCGGGTGACCGCGAGTTGGATTGGCTGCGCGAAGGCTTGACCGATATGTTGATCACCAACCTCTCGCGTTCACGCACCCTGACACTGCTGAGCCGCCAGCAACTGGCCGCACTGCTCGGCCACATCGGCCAGCAAAATGCTGTGAAACTGAACTTGGAAGACGGCTTGGAAATCGGGCGGCGTGCCCAGGCAGAGATGCTGATCCTGGGCCGCTTCGCTCGCCTGGGCGAACAGGTGCGGATTGATGTCTCGCTGCACGAGGCGCGCACCGGGCAATTGCAGGCCGCCGAAGCGCTGGTGGCCGAACGCCCGGAGTTGATCCTGGGCCAGCTAGATCTGCTCGCGCTCAAACTGGCGCAGCATCTGGGCGCGACGCCTGCACAAGAAGAAGCGTCCGGCGGCGGGCTGGCGACGGTGATGACGAGCAATCTGGACGCTTACCGCTATTACTCGCTGGCGCTGGAACAGGCGCAAATGTATCAGTTCAACGAGGCGATTGCGTTGCTGGAAAAAGCGCTCGCGCTCGATCCGCAGTTTGCGCTGGCTTACGCGCGCATCGGCCACATTTACGCCGTGCGGATGGGCCAGGGCGAAAAGGCGCGCCCATACCTAGAGAAAGCCTTGCAACTAAACGAGCAGTTGCCGGGCCGCTTGAGTGAGCGGGACAAACTCTACATTGCCGCTTGGTCAGCCAACGCCAGCTACGACCCGGAACGCGCCATCGCCACTTACCGAGAATTGCTGGCCCGCTATCCGTTGGAAACCGAAGCCTATCAACGGCTGGGTTGGGTCTTGCAAAGGCTGGATCGAAACGAAGAAGCGTTGCAAGTGATCCGGCAAGGGCTGGTCACTGATCCCGATGAGAAAGACCTCTACAATGCACTCGGCGGCGTTTGCGCGCGACTCGGGCGCAATGACGAAGCGTTGGCAGCCTTTCAACGTTACATTCAACTGACGCCGAATGACCCGAATGCCTGGGATAGTCTGGGCGGGTTCCACCAACTGTTAGGCCAATATGAACCAGCCGCCGCCGCTTACAGCCGCGCGCTGGCGCTCAATCCCGAATCCCGCATCGCCATCATTCATCTGGGTACGCTTTATGTAAGACAGGGCCGTTATCGCGCCGCCATCGAGCAATTTCAGCGCCACTTTCAGATTGCGCGGGATGACAATCAGCGCGCCCGCAGCTTCCAATACACGGCGGCAGTCTATCTAAAGCAGAGCGACCTGCCCCGCGCCGCCGCTGCGATCAAAGAGGAAGTGAAGTACGGGCCGGATTCGTTATGGAACTCGCTCGTGCTGGCGCTCGCGCACGGCGAGCAAACCGCTGCGCAAAAACTCAACGCGGCAATCTTTACGCCAGCGAATTACAACCTCAACAACGAACGCGGCTTTTTACGGCACTGGAATTACCAGCGCGGCTACGTAGCGTTGAAACAAGGGCGCACTGACGAAGCCATCAACCATTTCCGCGCGGCAGTACGGCAGTGGCCCCTCGAATGGAACTATGATTCGTATGAAGATTGCTTGGCGAATGCTTATCTCGAATTAGGGCGCACGGATGAAGCCATTGCCGAATATGAACGCATCCTGAAAATCAATCCGCATTATCCGCTGGCGCAATACCACCTCGGTCAGGCTTATGAGCGCAAAGGCGAGCGGGCACAGGCGCGCGCTGCATACGAACGCTTTTTGCAGGTTTGGCAAGCTGCTGATGCGGACATTCCCGAAGTGCTCAAGGCCAAGACTTGGTTGGCCAATTCCCAATAAGGCTGACGCGCCTTTGCCTTGCCCGCTCATCTGCGGTAGAAAGCATCCACCGTGATCAATAAATGCTGACGGACTGGCACGCTACCCGTCAGCTTTCTCTCTTCCAAAGACAAGGAGCCTTGTTATGAACGCCTATTTACGCCGTTACCGCGTCGGTGTGGTTGTGCTGCTCGCGTTGAGTCTGAGCCTGAGTTCGAGTTTAACTGCGCCCGCCTATAGCCAGACCAAGCGCAACATCACCGAGCTGGACTTGTTCAAGTTCAACTGGCTTGCCGATCCGCAAATCTCGCCCGATGGCGCGCGCGTCGCGTTCGTCAAGGTCTGGGTGAATCAGAAAACCAATACTTACGATTCAGCATTGTGGGTGGTGCCGACCAATGCCCAAGCAGGCGGTGGCCCAAACGCCGAGAAGCCGCGGCAATTGACCGCCGGACCGCGCGACACCACGCCACGTTGGTCACCGGATGGCAAGACGCTGGCGTTCACACGCTCTGCTGAAAAGGAAGGCAAGCCGCAACCGCCGCAAATTTATCTGATGTCGTTTGATGGTGGCGAAGCGCAGCCATTGACTGAAATGCCACGCGGTGCGGGCGCGTTTGAATGGTCGCCCGACGGCAAGACGATTGCCTTTCAATCCACCGACGAAGGCAAGCCCGAAAAGCCGATGACCGAGGCCGGCGGCGAGCTGAAAGAGAAAGACAAAGCGCCCGAACGTGTCAGCGATGTGCGCGTCATCAACAAGGCGACCTATCGCTCGAACGGCCCCGGCTATCTCAATCCGAAAACGCACGCGCATATTTGGACGGTTAGTGTACCGGCGACACTTAGTGAAGTCGCCAAAGCTAAACAACTGACCAAAGGCAATTGGGATGAAGGTAGCGTCAAATGGTCGCCCGATGGCACGCGGCTCTATTTCATCGCGCGCCGCGTGGCCGAAGCCTATTACGAACAGCCGCACACCGATCTTTATTCGATTGATCTCAACGGCGGCGACGAAAAGAAGGTGCTGAGCTTTGACGGCGGCATGCGCGGTTACGATTTCAGTAACGACGGCAAGCGTATTTCTTTTGGCGGTTCGCTCTCGACAGTGCCCGTGCTGTCTTATAAACAACCTGACTTGTTTGTCGCTGATAACACGGTCGGCGCGACGGCCAAAAACCTGACCGAGAAATACGACTTCGACATCGGCGGCGGCATCGGCGGCGATCAGAGTGCGCCGCGCGGCGGCAGCCCCGGCAGCGCGCTGTGGAGCAAAGACGACCGCACGTTAATCGTCAATGTCGCTGAACAGGGGCACGCCAACCTGAAACGTATTGACGCGGCCACCGGCGCTGTCACGCCGCTCACGACCGGCGATCATTCCGTGCAGGCCTATTCGGCCACGCCCGATGCCTCAAAGCTGGCGTTGCTGATTTCGACTTCGGTCAACATCGGCGATTTGTTTCTGCTGGATGCGGCCAGCGGCAAGCTGACGCAACTGACCGACATCAACAAAGACCTGTTCTCACAACTCAACCTCACGCATCCCGAAGAGTTCTGGTACACCAGTTTTGACGGCAAACGCATTCAAGGGTGGATTCAGAAGCCGCCCAATTTCGACGCGACGAAAAAGTATCCATTCATTCTCGAAATCCACGGCGGCCCGCACTCGGCCTATGGCTTCACCTTCACGCACGAGTTTCAGTGGATGGCGGCGAAGGGCTACGTCGTGCTCTACACCAACCCGCGCGGCTCGACGAGCTATGGGCAGGATTTCGGCAACATCATCCAGTACAACTACCCCGGCGACGATCACAAAGATTTGATGGCGGGCGTGGATGAAGTCTTGAAGCGCGGTTATGTGGACGAAAGCAAGCTGGGCGTGACGGGCGGCAGCGGCGGCGGTGTACTGACGAATTGGGCGGTGGGCCACACCAACCGCTTCAAGGCGGCAGTCTCGCAACGTTCCATCGCTGATTGGGCGGGTTTCTGGTACACGGCGGATTTCACGCTCTTCCAACCGACCTGGTTCAAAGCCGCGCCCTGGGAAGACCCCGAAGATTTCACCAAACGTTCGCCGCTCACTTACATCAAAAACGTCACCACGCCGATGATGTTCATCGAGGGCGAAGCCGATTACCGCACGCCCCCGGCGGATGGCGGCGAGATGATGTTCCGCGCGTTGAAGTACAAGAAAGTGCCCACGGTGATGGTGCGCTTCCCCGGCGAATCGCACGAGCTGTCGCGGTCGGGCGCGCCCTGGCATCGCGTCGAACGTTTGCAGCACATCGTGAATTGGTTCGACATTTATTTGCAGGATAAACCGCTCAAGCTTTACGAAGTAGAATAGGCTGCCAGCACGGCTTCATGCCGGTAAGGAGGAGAAGATGAAATGGAGTAAGTGGCTCGACAATTGGGATATGACCGCGCTC encodes:
- a CDS encoding tetratricopeptide repeat protein — its product is MKLSEKPVYLLAGLEVDPARNCLRRAGAEQVLRQKSFRVLLYLVEHRERLVTKEELLQNVWEGTAVTDDALVQIIVELRKVLGDDSRQPRFIRTIPKAGYHFIGPVEELSASSIQLGQSTVIEIEETASVQVEFEETLAPTPALPSPRWFNRKPVLLASLGSGLVIAVLTLLSFSQRPAARTEIALPHMPGKRTVAVLYFENQSGDRELDWLREGLTDMLITNLSRSRTLTLLSRQQLAALLGHIGQQNAVKLNLEDGLEIGRRAQAEMLILGRFARLGEQVRIDVSLHEARTGQLQAAEALVAERPELILGQLDLLALKLAQHLGATPAQEEASGGGLATVMTSNLDAYRYYSLALEQAQMYQFNEAIALLEKALALDPQFALAYARIGHIYAVRMGQGEKARPYLEKALQLNEQLPGRLSERDKLYIAAWSANASYDPERAIATYRELLARYPLETEAYQRLGWVLQRLDRNEEALQVIRQGLVTDPDEKDLYNALGGVCARLGRNDEALAAFQRYIQLTPNDPNAWDSLGGFHQLLGQYEPAAAAYSRALALNPESRIAIIHLGTLYVRQGRYRAAIEQFQRHFQIARDDNQRARSFQYTAAVYLKQSDLPRAAAAIKEEVKYGPDSLWNSLVLALAHGEQTAAQKLNAAIFTPANYNLNNERGFLRHWNYQRGYVALKQGRTDEAINHFRAAVRQWPLEWNYDSYEDCLANAYLELGRTDEAIAEYERILKINPHYPLAQYHLGQAYERKGERAQARAAYERFLQVWQAADADIPEVLKAKTWLANSQ
- a CDS encoding S9 family peptidase; translated protein: MNAYLRRYRVGVVVLLALSLSLSSSLTAPAYSQTKRNITELDLFKFNWLADPQISPDGARVAFVKVWVNQKTNTYDSALWVVPTNAQAGGGPNAEKPRQLTAGPRDTTPRWSPDGKTLAFTRSAEKEGKPQPPQIYLMSFDGGEAQPLTEMPRGAGAFEWSPDGKTIAFQSTDEGKPEKPMTEAGGELKEKDKAPERVSDVRVINKATYRSNGPGYLNPKTHAHIWTVSVPATLSEVAKAKQLTKGNWDEGSVKWSPDGTRLYFIARRVAEAYYEQPHTDLYSIDLNGGDEKKVLSFDGGMRGYDFSNDGKRISFGGSLSTVPVLSYKQPDLFVADNTVGATAKNLTEKYDFDIGGGIGGDQSAPRGGSPGSALWSKDDRTLIVNVAEQGHANLKRIDAATGAVTPLTTGDHSVQAYSATPDASKLALLISTSVNIGDLFLLDAASGKLTQLTDINKDLFSQLNLTHPEEFWYTSFDGKRIQGWIQKPPNFDATKKYPFILEIHGGPHSAYGFTFTHEFQWMAAKGYVVLYTNPRGSTSYGQDFGNIIQYNYPGDDHKDLMAGVDEVLKRGYVDESKLGVTGGSGGGVLTNWAVGHTNRFKAAVSQRSIADWAGFWYTADFTLFQPTWFKAAPWEDPEDFTKRSPLTYIKNVTTPMMFIEGEADYRTPPADGGEMMFRALKYKKVPTVMVRFPGESHELSRSGAPWHRVERLQHIVNWFDIYLQDKPLKLYEVE